One part of the Rutidosis leptorrhynchoides isolate AG116_Rl617_1_P2 chromosome 1, CSIRO_AGI_Rlap_v1, whole genome shotgun sequence genome encodes these proteins:
- the LOC139885645 gene encoding germin-like protein 5-1, with the protein MAATYFNGFTIGVMMIVIFLSSFISADPDLLQDVCVADLSSGVKVNGFACKSNVSAKDFFFAGLAKPANTNNTFGATVTPASVTQINGLNTLGVSMARIDYAPGGSNPPHTHPRATEIVFVLEGQLDVGFITTENKLFSKTIKKGEIFTFPRGLIHFQINKGNVPAAVIAGFNSQLPGTQRVANALFASSPTVEDVVLTKAFQVGTKQVEKIKSRLAPK; encoded by the exons ATGGCTGCAACTTATTTTAATGGATTCACGATTGGTGTAATGATGATTGTCATCTTCTTGTCTTCATTCATCTCTGCAGATCCCGACTTGCTTCAAGATGTTTGTGTTGCTGATCTTTCATCAG GAGTAAAAGTGAATGGATTCGCTTGTAAAAGCAACGTATCAGCAAAAGATTTCTTTTTCGCGGGGTTAGCCAAGCCTGCTAACACCAACAACACATTCGGTGCAACCGTGACACCAGCCTCAGTCACCCAAATCAACGGTCTAAACACGTTGGGTGTCTCCATGGCTCGCATTGACTACGCACCTGGTGGTTCCAACCCACCACACACTCACCCACGAGCCACCGAGATTGTGTTTGTGCTCGAAGGACAATTAGATGTTGGATTCATAACCACCGAAAACAAACTTTTTTCCAAGACTATCAAAAAAGGCGAAATCTTTACGTTCCCCAGAGGCTTAATTCATTTCCAGATAAACAAAGGGAATGTTCCTGCTGCTGTGATTGCCGGATTTAACAGCCAGTTGCCGGGGACTCAACGTGTGGCTAACGCTTTGTTTGCATCGTCTCCAACTGTTGAAGATGTTGTGTTGACTAAAGCATTTCAAGTTGGAACAAAACAGGTGGAGAAAATTAAATCAAGACTGGCCCCTAAGTGA